In Streptomyces longhuiensis, the following proteins share a genomic window:
- a CDS encoding DUF2771 domain-containing protein — MTSLRFTVRNRRTVAAAGAVAAGLLVLSACDKPTPLATITVGRSTVTSEAACYNDGKALDASALKDCLKNKDIKSIKVDPDATVRFGVDPKIAEKGWTLLMNGQPLTDASKKTYRTVPGSVFFNQQYGATGTSTTVSIVEGSGSNATGLWSFKLKKDA; from the coding sequence ATGACCTCCCTGCGTTTCACCGTGCGCAACCGCCGCACCGTGGCAGCCGCCGGCGCCGTCGCTGCCGGGCTGCTCGTCCTCTCGGCCTGCGACAAGCCGACGCCGCTGGCGACCATCACGGTCGGCCGCTCCACGGTGACGTCGGAAGCCGCCTGCTACAACGACGGCAAGGCGCTCGACGCCTCCGCGCTGAAGGACTGCCTCAAGAACAAGGACATCAAGTCCATCAAGGTCGACCCCGACGCGACGGTCCGCTTCGGCGTCGACCCGAAGATCGCGGAGAAGGGCTGGACCCTGCTGATGAACGGTCAGCCGCTGACCGACGCCAGCAAGAAGACCTATCGCACCGTCCCGGGCAGCGTGTTCTTCAACCAGCAGTACGGCGCCACGGGCACCTCCACGACGGTCTCCATCGTCGAGGGCAGCGGCTCGAACGCGACCGGCCTGTGGTCGTTCAAGCTCAAGAAGGACGCCTGA
- a CDS encoding futalosine hydrolase, translating to MVVQAQEGRLTERGRVLIATAVPAERDAVARGLSGAGVAHPAVDVVAVGVGPAAAAAGTATALTTAALSGRPYRLVVSAGIGGGFQPDAPIGSVVVADALTAADLGAETPDGFLPVTELGFGTVTHLPPPSLVREVATATGALTGTVLTVSTVTGTAARAAELLDRHPGAAAEAMEGFGVAEAAAAHGVPVLEIRAVSNAVGPRDRAAWRIGDALAALTEAFGKSVPVLESWNRT from the coding sequence GTGGTCGTTCAAGCTCAAGAAGGACGCCTGACGGAGCGCGGGCGGGTCCTGATCGCCACCGCCGTCCCCGCGGAGCGGGACGCGGTGGCCAGGGGCCTGTCCGGGGCGGGCGTCGCGCACCCTGCCGTCGATGTCGTCGCGGTGGGCGTCGGGCCCGCCGCCGCGGCGGCCGGTACCGCCACCGCCCTCACCACCGCCGCCCTGTCGGGGCGGCCGTACCGCCTGGTCGTCTCCGCCGGGATCGGCGGCGGATTCCAGCCGGACGCGCCCATCGGCTCCGTCGTCGTCGCCGACGCGCTGACCGCCGCCGACCTGGGCGCCGAGACCCCCGACGGCTTCCTGCCCGTCACCGAACTCGGCTTCGGCACGGTCACGCACCTCCCGCCGCCCTCCCTCGTACGGGAGGTCGCCACGGCCACCGGCGCGCTCACCGGCACCGTCCTGACCGTCTCCACCGTGACCGGCACCGCGGCCCGCGCCGCCGAGCTGCTGGACCGTCACCCCGGCGCCGCCGCCGAGGCGATGGAGGGTTTCGGGGTCGCCGAGGCGGCCGCCGCGCACGGCGTGCCCGTCCTGGAGATCCGCGCGGTCTCCAACGCCGTCGGCCCCCGCGACCGCGCGGCCTGGCGCATCGGTGACGCGCTCGCGGCGCTCACCGAGGCGTTCGGGAAGTCCGTGCCCGTACTGGAGAGTTGGAACCGCACATGA
- a CDS encoding 1,4-dihydroxy-6-naphthoate synthase, producing the protein MTHPEDLRIAFSPCPNDTFVFDAWAHGRVPGAPALDVTFADIDITNGVAERRSPEFDVLKVSYAVLPYVLDDYALLPCGGALGRGCGPLVLTREAGVDLTGKTVAVPSEKSTAYLLFRLWTADVVPGGVGEVVVMPFDEIMPAVRDGKVDAGLVIHEARFTYQNYGLHSLADMGEHWENTTGLPIPLGAIIAKRSLGEDRLRGLAEAVRTSVRMAWDDPEASRPYVQEHAQEMDPSVADQHIGLYVNEFTADLGENGYAAIRGLLTRAAAEGIVPALGPGALSFP; encoded by the coding sequence ATGACGCACCCCGAAGATCTCAGGATCGCCTTCTCGCCCTGCCCGAACGACACGTTCGTCTTCGACGCGTGGGCCCACGGCCGCGTCCCCGGGGCGCCCGCCCTCGACGTGACCTTCGCCGACATCGACATCACGAACGGCGTCGCCGAACGCCGTTCCCCCGAATTCGACGTGCTGAAGGTGTCGTACGCCGTCCTGCCGTACGTCCTCGACGACTACGCGCTGCTGCCCTGCGGCGGCGCGCTGGGCCGGGGCTGCGGCCCGCTCGTGCTCACGCGTGAGGCGGGCGTCGACCTGACCGGGAAGACGGTCGCCGTCCCCAGCGAGAAGTCGACGGCGTACCTGCTGTTCCGCCTGTGGACCGCGGACGTCGTGCCCGGCGGGGTCGGCGAGGTCGTCGTCATGCCGTTCGACGAGATCATGCCCGCCGTGCGGGACGGCAAGGTCGACGCCGGACTCGTCATCCACGAGGCCCGCTTCACGTACCAGAACTACGGACTGCACTCCCTCGCCGACATGGGCGAGCACTGGGAGAACACGACCGGGCTGCCCATCCCGCTCGGCGCGATCATCGCGAAGCGGAGCCTGGGCGAGGACCGGCTGCGCGGACTCGCCGAGGCGGTCCGCACCTCGGTGCGCATGGCCTGGGACGACCCGGAGGCCTCCCGCCCCTACGTCCAGGAACACGCCCAGGAGATGGACCCGTCGGTGGCGGACCAGCACATCGGCCTGTATGTCAACGAGTTCACGGCCGACCTGGGCGAGAACGGCTACGCGGCGATCCGCGGCCTCCTGACGCGCGCCGCGGCCGAGGGGATCGTGCCCGCCCTCGGCCCGGGCGCCCTGTCGTTCCCCTGA
- a CDS encoding cold-shock protein codes for MPTGKVKWFNSEKGFGFLSRDDGGDVFVHSSVLPAGVDALKPGQRVEFGVVAGQRGDQALSVTILDPTPSVAAAQRRKPDELASIVQDLTTLLENITPMLEKGRYPDKASGAKIAGLLRAVADQLDV; via the coding sequence GTGCCTACCGGCAAGGTCAAGTGGTTCAACAGCGAGAAGGGCTTCGGCTTTCTCTCCCGCGACGACGGCGGCGACGTCTTCGTGCATTCCTCCGTACTCCCGGCCGGCGTGGACGCTCTCAAGCCGGGCCAGCGTGTCGAGTTCGGCGTCGTCGCGGGACAGCGCGGCGACCAGGCGCTCTCCGTGACCATCCTCGATCCGACCCCGTCCGTGGCCGCGGCGCAGCGCCGCAAGCCGGACGAACTGGCATCGATCGTCCAGGACTTGACGACGCTCCTCGAGAACATCACGCCGATGCTGGAGAAGGGCCGCTACCCGGACAAGGCCTCCGGCGCGAAGATCGCGGGCCTGCTGCGAGCGGTGGCCGACCAACTGGACGTCTGA
- a CDS encoding HAD family hydrolase, producing the protein MGAHESANGSAAGPTVGFDLDMTLIDSRPGIKDTWLELADRTGVQLDADLIVSRLGPPLEQELAYWFPEERIPELADLYRELYPAHAITGTYAMPGVHEAVAAVHAAGGRAIVVTAKYEPNAKLHLEHLDIAADEVIGNLWAEGKATALREYGASVYVGDHTGDVRGARTADALSVAVTTGPCDAAELREAGADVVLADLTEFPAWLERYVAERA; encoded by the coding sequence ATGGGTGCACACGAGAGCGCGAACGGATCAGCCGCGGGACCGACGGTCGGCTTCGACCTCGACATGACGCTGATCGACTCACGGCCGGGGATCAAGGACACCTGGCTGGAACTCGCCGACCGTACGGGCGTGCAGCTCGACGCCGATCTCATCGTGAGCCGGCTCGGCCCGCCGCTGGAGCAGGAGCTCGCGTACTGGTTCCCCGAGGAGCGGATCCCGGAGCTGGCCGACCTGTACCGGGAGCTCTACCCGGCGCACGCCATCACCGGGACGTACGCGATGCCGGGCGTGCACGAGGCCGTCGCCGCGGTGCACGCGGCGGGCGGCAGGGCGATCGTCGTCACGGCGAAGTACGAGCCCAACGCGAAGCTCCACCTCGAACACCTGGACATCGCCGCCGACGAGGTCATCGGCAACCTGTGGGCCGAGGGCAAGGCGACGGCGCTGCGCGAGTACGGCGCGTCCGTGTACGTCGGTGACCACACCGGCGACGTGCGCGGCGCCCGCACCGCCGACGCGCTGTCCGTGGCGGTCACGACGGGGCCGTGCGACGCGGCGGAGCTGCGCGAGGCCGGCGCGGACGTCGTGCTCGCGGATCTGACGGAGTTCCCCGCCTGGCTGGAGCGCTACGTCGCCGAGCGGGCCTGA
- a CDS encoding FecCD family ABC transporter permease gives MGQISAAPAARRRIVWTAAALVALVLAVLLSLAVGARAIAPSAVLDALVHGGHSDDAEVIRGLRLPRTLVGLMVGAALALAGTVLQGITRNPIADPGILGISQGASVGVVLAIAFAGIHTLTGYVWFAFAGAALASVAVYAIASSGRGGATPVKLALGGAAINALLVSVTTAVLTTKASAMDEFRFWQVGSLSGRDAHIVGQVWPFLVVGVLLVLSVARGLDALALGEDVAKGLGQRVATVRIVGGLGATVLTGVGVAAAGPIAFIGLAVPHIARAVVGSDHRWVLPMAALIGPVMLLVSDTVGRVVFPPSEVPAGVMTALIGVPFLVTLVRRKAVPA, from the coding sequence ATGGGTCAGATCTCAGCCGCCCCCGCCGCGCGGCGACGCATCGTCTGGACGGCGGCCGCGCTCGTGGCCCTCGTTCTCGCGGTCCTGCTCAGCCTCGCCGTGGGCGCCCGCGCGATCGCCCCGTCCGCGGTCCTCGACGCGCTCGTGCACGGCGGCCACAGCGACGACGCCGAGGTCATCAGGGGCCTGCGGCTACCGCGCACGCTCGTCGGCCTGATGGTCGGCGCCGCGCTCGCCCTCGCCGGGACCGTCCTCCAGGGCATCACCCGCAACCCCATCGCCGACCCCGGGATCCTCGGCATCAGCCAGGGCGCGTCGGTCGGCGTCGTCCTCGCGATCGCCTTCGCCGGCATCCACACGCTCACCGGCTACGTCTGGTTCGCGTTCGCGGGCGCCGCGCTCGCCTCCGTCGCCGTCTACGCCATCGCCTCCAGCGGGCGCGGCGGCGCGACGCCGGTGAAACTCGCGCTCGGCGGCGCCGCGATCAACGCGCTCCTGGTCTCCGTCACCACGGCCGTCCTCACCACGAAGGCGTCCGCCATGGACGAGTTCAGGTTCTGGCAGGTGGGCTCACTGTCCGGCCGGGACGCCCACATCGTGGGCCAGGTCTGGCCGTTCCTCGTCGTCGGCGTGCTCCTCGTGCTGTCCGTCGCCCGGGGGCTCGACGCGCTCGCGCTCGGCGAGGACGTCGCCAAGGGGCTCGGCCAGCGGGTCGCGACCGTACGGATCGTCGGCGGCCTCGGAGCGACCGTCCTCACCGGCGTCGGAGTGGCCGCCGCGGGACCGATCGCCTTCATCGGCCTGGCCGTTCCGCACATAGCCCGGGCCGTCGTGGGCAGCGACCACCGCTGGGTCCTGCCGATGGCGGCCCTCATCGGCCCCGTCATGCTCCTCGTCTCCGACACCGTGGGCCGCGTCGTCTTCCCGCCGAGCGAAGTGCCCGCGGGCGTGATGACCGCGCTGATCGGCGTCCCGTTCCTCGTCACCCTGGTCCGGCGCAAGGCGGTCCCCGCATGA
- a CDS encoding FecCD family ABC transporter permease, with protein sequence MSTTIAPRVRPAGYSVVRAGRAAFLLHRRAAGVAVFLVVLLAAACLAYLCVGESFIAPAEVLKVITGRPSPDELVVGTLRAPRMVVGLLVGAAFGVAGALIQTVARNPLASPDIIGISQGASALTVGAMTFGVTSYAVLPYLSVLGGLLAALLVYAFAWRGGLHATRFVLIGIGFAIALRSVTTLFMTKGDYLVAQQAQIWMTGSLNGRGWAEAAPLGWTLLVLVPFVAWAARAQRTVAMDDDTATALGVRLGRVRLGLVLLGVVLASVATGAAGPVDFVALLAPQIARRVTRTAQIPLLCSALLGAFIVVVADLLARRLFSPTELPVGVLTAAVGAPYLIWLIIRSRTGGNR encoded by the coding sequence ATGAGTACGACCATCGCGCCCCGGGTCCGCCCCGCCGGGTACTCCGTCGTCCGCGCGGGACGCGCCGCGTTCCTCCTGCACCGCAGGGCCGCCGGCGTCGCGGTGTTCCTCGTGGTCCTTCTCGCGGCCGCCTGCCTCGCCTATCTCTGCGTCGGCGAGTCCTTCATCGCCCCCGCCGAGGTCCTCAAGGTCATCACCGGCCGGCCGTCCCCGGACGAACTCGTCGTCGGCACGCTGCGCGCCCCCCGCATGGTCGTCGGGCTCCTCGTCGGCGCCGCGTTCGGCGTCGCGGGCGCGCTCATCCAGACCGTCGCCCGCAACCCGCTGGCCTCCCCCGACATCATCGGCATCAGCCAGGGCGCGAGCGCGCTGACCGTCGGCGCCATGACGTTCGGCGTCACGTCGTACGCGGTCCTGCCCTACCTCTCCGTACTCGGCGGCCTCCTCGCGGCGCTCCTCGTGTACGCCTTCGCCTGGCGCGGCGGGCTGCACGCGACGCGCTTCGTCCTCATCGGCATCGGCTTCGCCATCGCGCTGCGGTCGGTGACGACGCTGTTCATGACGAAGGGCGACTACCTCGTCGCCCAGCAGGCCCAGATCTGGATGACGGGCTCCCTCAACGGCCGCGGCTGGGCGGAGGCCGCCCCGCTCGGCTGGACCCTCCTCGTCCTCGTCCCGTTCGTCGCGTGGGCCGCCCGCGCCCAGCGCACCGTCGCCATGGACGACGACACGGCGACCGCGCTCGGCGTGCGCCTCGGCCGCGTGCGCCTCGGCCTCGTACTCCTGGGCGTCGTCCTCGCGTCCGTCGCGACCGGCGCCGCGGGACCCGTCGACTTCGTCGCGCTCCTCGCCCCGCAGATCGCCCGCCGTGTGACCCGCACCGCCCAGATCCCGCTCCTGTGCTCGGCGCTCCTGGGCGCGTTCATCGTCGTCGTGGCCGACCTGCTGGCCCGGCGGCTGTTCTCCCCCACCGAACTCCCGGTGGGTGTCCTCACGGCCGCCGTCGGGGCGCCGTACCTGATCTGGCTCATCATCCGCAGCCGCACGGGAGGAAACCGGTGA
- a CDS encoding ABC transporter ATP-binding protein → MTRLSTSALTLAYEDRTVVHDLDLAVPDGRVTVIVGPNACGKSTTLRALGRLLKPRSGSVLLDGEALTKLPTKKIAQQIGLLPQTPVAPEAITVADLVARGRQPHQHWWQQWSDADERAVTEAMERTDVAALADRSVDELSGGQRQRVWIAMALAQETELLLLDEPTTYLDIAHQVEVLDLVRQLNHDKDRTVVLVLHDLNQAARYADHLVAMKSGRIVAEGPPAEVVTADLVREVFGLDCVVVPDPVTGSPLIVPGAPWQAGARSGAPSDSLSRKAAS, encoded by the coding sequence GTGACCCGGCTCAGCACCAGCGCGCTCACCCTCGCCTACGAGGACCGCACCGTCGTCCACGACCTCGATCTCGCCGTCCCCGACGGCCGCGTCACCGTCATCGTCGGACCCAACGCCTGCGGCAAGTCGACCACGCTGCGCGCTCTCGGGCGGCTCCTCAAGCCGAGGAGCGGCTCCGTGCTCCTCGACGGCGAAGCCCTCACCAAGCTGCCCACCAAGAAGATCGCCCAGCAGATCGGGCTGCTGCCGCAGACACCCGTGGCGCCCGAGGCGATCACCGTCGCCGACCTCGTGGCCCGCGGCCGCCAGCCCCACCAGCACTGGTGGCAGCAGTGGTCCGACGCCGACGAGCGCGCCGTCACCGAGGCCATGGAACGCACCGATGTCGCGGCCCTCGCCGACCGCTCCGTCGACGAGCTCTCCGGCGGCCAGCGCCAGCGCGTGTGGATCGCCATGGCGCTCGCCCAGGAGACCGAACTGCTGCTCCTGGACGAGCCGACGACGTACCTCGACATCGCCCACCAGGTCGAAGTCCTCGACCTCGTACGTCAGTTGAACCACGACAAGGACCGCACCGTCGTCCTCGTCCTGCACGACCTCAACCAGGCGGCGCGCTACGCCGACCATCTCGTCGCCATGAAGTCCGGCCGCATCGTCGCCGAGGGCCCGCCCGCCGAGGTCGTCACGGCGGATCTCGTACGGGAGGTGTTCGGCCTGGACTGCGTGGTCGTCCCCGACCCGGTGACCGGATCCCCGCTGATCGTCCCCGGCGCGCCCTGGCAGGCGGGCGCGCGGTCCGGCGCCCCGTCCGACTCCCTTTCCCGAAAGGCAGCCTCATGA
- a CDS encoding ABC transporter substrate-binding protein: MTRSARPALTAGALVLTGALVLTACGSSDGDSGSDAAASASPKTHTVGTAMGDVKVPGHPTRVVVLDTGELDSALTLGVKPVGATHAATEEGFPSYLPASEVKGIKEVGEIANPDMEAVAALQPDLILTSKVRDGARYKQLSAIAPTVMTESTGTAWKENFQVHADALGRKAEAKKVVADYDAHIAKVTTAIGGKEKAAATDINFVRFVEGADIRIYGKQNYIGSILGDLGVGRPAVTDKAKDGFSYDVSPEKIDLADADVIFTSTYGDPGKAKATETMRSGLWKNLEASEEGKVFTVDDNLWIAGIGYTAAHQILDEFQKDLTA, encoded by the coding sequence ATGACCCGCAGCGCCCGCCCCGCCCTGACCGCCGGTGCCCTGGTCCTGACCGGCGCCCTGGTTCTGACCGCCTGCGGCTCGTCCGACGGGGACTCCGGCTCCGACGCGGCCGCGTCGGCATCCCCGAAGACGCACACGGTCGGTACGGCGATGGGTGACGTGAAGGTGCCCGGACACCCCACCCGAGTCGTCGTCCTCGACACCGGCGAACTCGACTCCGCGCTCACGCTCGGTGTGAAGCCGGTCGGCGCGACCCACGCGGCGACGGAGGAGGGCTTCCCGTCCTACCTGCCCGCGAGCGAGGTGAAGGGCATCAAGGAGGTCGGCGAGATCGCCAACCCCGACATGGAGGCCGTCGCCGCCCTGCAGCCCGACCTCATCCTCACCAGCAAGGTCCGCGACGGCGCGCGCTACAAGCAGCTCAGCGCCATTGCCCCGACCGTGATGACGGAGTCCACCGGCACCGCCTGGAAGGAGAACTTCCAGGTCCACGCCGACGCGCTCGGCAGGAAGGCCGAGGCGAAGAAGGTCGTCGCCGACTACGACGCGCACATCGCGAAGGTGACCACCGCGATCGGCGGCAAGGAGAAGGCCGCCGCGACGGACATCAACTTCGTCCGCTTCGTCGAGGGCGCCGACATCCGCATCTACGGAAAGCAGAACTACATCGGCTCGATCCTCGGCGACCTCGGCGTGGGCCGCCCCGCCGTCACCGACAAGGCCAAGGACGGGTTCTCGTACGACGTGAGCCCCGAGAAGATCGACCTCGCCGACGCGGACGTCATCTTCACCTCGACCTACGGCGACCCGGGCAAGGCCAAGGCGACGGAGACGATGAGGAGCGGCCTGTGGAAGAACCTCGAGGCGTCCGAGGAGGGCAAGGTCTTCACGGTCGACGACAACCTGTGGATCGCGGGCATCGGCTACACCGCCGCGCACCAGATCCTCGACGAGTTCCAGAAGGACCTGACCGCGTGA